AaggtgaatttgaagaataagaaaacaaaagattaTAAGAAAAAGCCTCATAAAGATCAAAAGAATTCTGATTATAAAGAAGGCAAGTTGAAAGGAAAAATTGGAGAATTTCCACCATGTGGTGTTtgcaaaaaaacaaaccacTTAGAGAAAAATTGCTATCATGTCGGGAAGCTTCAATGTTGGAATTGTAAGAAGTTTGAGCACATGGAAaaagattttagatttaaaaacaaTCACCAAGCTCACTATTctgaagaaaaggaagagaatgAGCATTTATTTTTCGCATGTCAAGCCCTTACTCAAGAAGAAAAAGTCTTGTTCATTGACAGTGGTTGTAGCAACCATATGACTTCTAATGAAACAATTTTTACTGATTTGGACACCTCTATTAAAGCCAAAGTCAAGATGGGAAATGGAGAACTTGTTGAATCTAGAGGAAAAAGGCACAGTGGCCATCTCAACAAAGAAAGATACTAAGTTTATTAAAGATGTTTTACTTGTTCTTTCTCTAGATCAAAATCTGTAAGTGTCGGCCAAATGATGGAAAATGGTTATTCTTTGTGTTTTGAGAATGATTTGTGTAAAatatatgatgaaaaaataaaatggaattgGCTGAGGTAAAAATGGGGAGAAGTAGAAATTTTCCCATTCAATGGAGCTTTCCTAAGGCTATGGTGGCAATAGTGGATGAGACAATATTATGGTACCAAAGATTTGGGCATTACAATATCAATTCTTTGAGATTATTGCATCATAAGGGGATGATGAGAGACTTACCTCTCTTGGAAAAAGAAACTGAGTATGTAGCTGTTGCTGGATCTGCAAACCAAGCCATTTGGTTAAGAAGAATTCTTGAAGACATGGGTGAAAAGCAACTTGGATCTACTCAAATATTTTGTGACAACAAATTTGCTATTGCAATTGCCAAAAATTCTATCCAGCATAGTAGAACTAAACATATAGCTATTAGATATCATTTCATGCATGAAGTGGAATCAAATGGAGAAATTGAGGTGAAGTTTTGTCGGTATGAAGAACAGATTGCAGATATTTTTACTAAAGCACTCCCTCGAGACAAGTTTGATCAATTTCTCAGATCACAGCTTGGTGTAACTGGAAATCACATCAAGGAGGAGTATTAGAGACCAGTTACTGTGATGTTATTTCCTAGAAATTCTTCATATTTATGCTTTACTATTTTAAGCTTTCCTATTATTAGCTTGTGTTGGAAGTTGTATTTCTGTTTTAATGAAGTTTGTAAGTCTCAATGTAAGCATATATAAACATGTTCAATGGAACATGAAGGGTAGAACAACAGAATCAGTCCGTGATTAAGGATTGACGTTTCTCAAGATTTTCCCATTTCCTCTGTTTGCTTCTTTGTTTAAAACTAACAATATCATAGCATCTGCTGGTCAATTGATGTTCAGGAAGTTGAAAGGAAGGCTCGAAAACAATTTAAAGGTCTATTTGACAAGAAGCCTAGGGAAATTGCTGAGGTTGGAGATAGAGAAGAAGATCATGATACAGGTGAAAAGCAGAAAAACATTGACAAGGGGGATTCGGAAGTGGAAAATTCAGATGAATCGCATGAAGATGCAGCCGATGCACGTCAAATGGGTTGGTTCTCTCACTTCTGGCCGACTAGTAGAAGACTATTTTCAGGTCTTGGATTGCAGAGATGCACCATTTTATGATTTGGATGTCAAAATAACATCCTGGCCCAGTCTTGGTAAATTATGTCATTCCCAGTCATTGAGTGCGGTGGCAATTTATGTTTGGGTTGGCAGCCGGAGAAACAATCAGTTGTAACAAGCATACATGTACCAAGAAATACAAAATAGCAAATGAATGACTATCTCTAAGGCACCTTTGAGAATTGAGAGTATATTTCTAGACAACTACAGTCCTCTTAATAGCATGCGTGCATGAGGTAATTAATTATCAGGCCAGAGTCATGTAGGCCTTTGGATTTCGCTATATATGCGACCTGTTTACTCTTATATATGCACATGCAAGTACGTTGATGCAACTTTCTATTTCTACTCTCAACTGTCCGAATGGGAAAAGCAAATTACaaaaaggattaaaaaaaaaagaaagggaaaaaggtGCATATTGTTGCATCGGTTGACATTTCATGCTCAATTGGGTTCTCCAGTCTTCTATCTCACTGATCCCTCTCCCAATCTTTCTTTCAACTATTAAGCATataaaataaacagttgaaGGATGTTTAATTCAACCTTACTAATTATCACAGCAGCAATGATGACAACACGCAGTAACTTAACAGGATCTGTGTCATATCGATCGATAGAAATCtccacacattatatatatatatattaacactaATAAAAGACTAGCTAGTACCCGCACATTTTGTGGaaactctttgaaaaaaatttgaaatctatcataaaaagaaatagaTACTTTTAATTGAGTTTTTCAAATGCTTACACAGGATTTAGACCCACTAAGCCTGTCTAAATCGTTTTCCTGATTAATCATCAAGATATAGGAGAACTAGATCACACAGAACAAAGAAAGTTACTGATATAAACAGAGACTGCAACCACATGCATGATAAGAACAGAAATAGCAGTGAAAGTACACCCTGCATGCACGTCCTTCATAATACATTAACTCTTGATACGAAATTAAACTTTAGACATGATACTGGGGGAGGACATGTTCTCGGCAGGTTTGGCTATGGCAATGGCACAAGTCTTGATGATGATGAACCCAAGGGCATGACCGGCCACTGCGGCTATGAAGATTCCAAGGTTGAAGGACATGACGGAGAGCATGACTAAGTAAGCTAAACCCATGCGAAAGGCATAGACGGTGGCCTGAGTCAACCCGCCCACAATCGGTTTCGTCCTCCGCTTCACGGCCGGCAAGATGGACAAGACCTCTGTAGCTAGGGCTAgcaaaaagacaaagaagagAGCCAACACTTACATGCCGAGGTTTTGGTTGGGCCATCTGGAGAATAGGACTATAGCATCTTTGCCCAAGTAGAAGCTTATGTGCATCATCATGTGGTTGCTCCTGCCACCATTCGGCCTGGTTCCTGAAGGAGGCATGTCCATGTGAAATCCATGATCATGTTCATTAGACATttctcacagagagagagagagagagagagagagagagagagagttggcttgaggaaattatgtaaatttttctTGCTGATTGGATATGTAAACAAGAAAACCAATGATACTGGAGCTGACGATGAGGTTTGAAATCATGTAAATGGTCATTTGACAACTTTGATtatcctttctttttgttttaatatttaaaatttttatattccctgagaatttgtttgtttgttcatctagtcattttcaatttttcttggccgtTTCTTCATCTACTCGATCGGGTGCGTGGAAATTGGGCTATAAAGAAACAGAGAGGTTTGTGAGGGGTATTTGACTTGCAGAGAGACCGCACGTATAGGAAGGGTTAGGCTCTACTTATTGCATgtgagaaaaattctatttatcatctttataccatgtacatgtttttatattttttttaatttttttttcttaacaggTATATGACGCAAGGttgatgagtagaagaacttTTTCGTAAAATTTAGCTTTTATTTTGGTCATTTACAATAGAAATGAAACGAACGACTTTCAATATTTACAAGGACGCCCATTTCAGTCTTTCTcacctatttcttttttatctcgTTCCATATTagaaaacacatatttatattgtttatgcagcaagatttgatttgtaaaagaaatttataaatttaaatcttacaaagaAAATCGAGCTACATATATCAGTTACTTGGGGAGAGGTAAATCCAACACAATCTTTAATTAAAAAGGATGAAGTATAGAGTCAGGGTTCGAACTCAGAGattttgctctgataccatttaaaatcacaatttatCCCAAAAATATAAGCTGATAGAAAGaggtaaattaattatttatattatattatttacacTTAGATCTAATATTTGGATTTTACATCTAAGGTTTCTTTATGATCCGTTTGGCTGTTGAGAAACCGGGTGAATAAAAATCGAATCTTGGATTCTTGTCTTCATAAAGCCTATCTGTTTTGAACAATTTACGTTTCATCTATTGCggtatcttttatttttctaggcAACCAAACATAGCTAGCATGTACATACACACAAAGAgtattatgtatatatttgacatgtaatattttttatgaccATATATGCCTGTGATAGTAGATCTTGAGTTtgtgtttatttgattttttttttttttaatcaatgttGTTTCTCCTGAATATGTGAATTTCTTGATATGCCGCTAGCTTATTGGACGAGGTTTATCAGAATTACCTTAAGCAAAATGAAGTTTccacaaaaaataatgttagatacagtctTAGGGAACCCTAAGTTGGTTTCCATTATAATTAATTCTTCCAATATTCAAAAAAGGATGATTGGAAGCTTATGAGAAAAGATTTCCTAAGGAGCACCCATGTACGCAATGAAGTCACTTATTTACcccaaatattttaatttgagacatattttttacaacaaCAACTTAGAAGATCAAATCGTAGTAACGACTCACTTGAAAACATAAGAAACAATGGAAAATACAGTTTGTGCAATTGCTAGTAGAAGTAATAAGATAGCCGCTAGAACTGAAAGTAATGCCCAAGGGCTACTGAAATAATCATGCTTTAATTTCGCCTTCCATACATTCCAGCGTCTGTCACAATGCTTCTTTACTTCCTTGATAATGTCAGCGTAATAGAAGTCACCGGTAGTAGTGGCGTTGAGGGTAAATTTGTTAAACATGTTGGAAACAACTTCATCACCACCCATCCAATTATTAATTATTCCATTTCGACGAAGTAATTCGACATCCTTTGGGGTGTCAATCAGATAATCCATGAGGATTACAAAGTCAAGGACATACTTGAGATTAACATCTTGACCATATTGCTCATAGGCAATTAGATTTCGGAAAATTGACTCTGTGCTATCTCCTATATTCATAGGTGGGATTTCCATTACTCCATTGTTGAACTTTATGTGAAACAAGTTACCTGTCTCTGCCTTCTTGAATTTGACTCCAGCCTCTTGGAGCTCTATGACATTTGGTATTAACTTCCACTCTTCCGGCGTACTAAATAGAATATCCCTAAATTTCTTTGCCTTCTCGAATTCAACTCCAACCTCTTGAAGGTCTGTGGCAAAAGGTATTGACTGCCAGTCTTCATTCTCATTTGGACCAACTAGATCCTTTAAATCTTGTGTCTCTTCATTCTCATGTGGACTTCCCTCTTTATGTGAAGGACTCATAGCTTTATGTATCAGACCAAGTAGATGTTCAATGTTGGCATTTGAAACACAACTTGATCCACTGACATTCAATTTACATGATAATTCCGCCATGCCATAAAAGAAACCTAGGGCATAATCAAGAAGTCGAGTTGAGACCCTTTCACTCACATCCTTGGAGACTGAGCTTTCATCATCAGTAATTTCATGTTTCTGGTCAAAATCAATGACGTGTTTGCTAGATTTTCTAGATCGGTTGCCAAGTAGTGTCTGGTTCTTCTCACTTTTATTTGCAAAGGTTGTGCTCTCACACTGAGCATAATCATATTGTTGGTTGCAACTGTCACTCATCTCGAACAATTCACTAAGAATGAAGAATGGtagttgattttcaaataatagtAGATCACGCATTATGCCATTAATCATCCAATTTGTTTGAAAGATTGGTTCATTTCCATCGAATTGGGAGATTGGATAGAACTGACATTCTTGGAAGATTCTGTCACGGAAGCTACGGAACAACTCGATGATGAAACACCCATCAAGTAGCAACATTGCTACAAACTCATCTGAGGATAATTTAGGGAATTCATCTGCATAAAATCGACGGGCTCGTTCTTCCTTTGCTTTCATGGCTGTGATATATCTTTCTGGACTAgtctcttttctatttttaagcATTTGTTGGAGAAATCTCAATTTGTGCTTGTCCATATAACTACAGTGATCCTTTCCATGGTGATAAGGACCTATGGCAAGCAGACAAGGCTCATATGCCATGGCATTTGTCTCACGTAAAAGGTGGTGCACTTTAAATACACAACACTCTGGATCAATTAGAGTATTACTATTGAGACTGACCAACCTAATTTCGTCAATGGAGATAGCACGATGAGCTCCACCAATAGGCATCTGTCTTATTCTAAATATAAGAGAATAGTTTGTTTAGTATTATTGCATTTCAAAACAAACTTTTTCACATGCATCTTAGAATATAATGAAGGTCCTTAAGCTCAAATCAACAACCACAATGAACTCGTTGACAGTagattttgttgtttattttccaaaatctcaGATTTTAGCAATAGcatatctttcttctttttaccATTATCAAATTGAGTTGTCATTCAAGATTATACTAAATGCATATTTGGAATTACGGTggataatttatattttagcttAAGGCTTATAAACGCAGAGTTTAAGTAAAaaactactattaaaaagttatttatcatTTGAAAACCATATATCTaaagcattttaaaaaatattatatttatttagaaacaaatttaaaaaagtttttttgaggtaaaaatgatataaaaaaatcatttgattttttaaaaattatgactaTATCCTTGAtagaaatcaaattttataataaaaaaaacaacgaaagtAATCTAATAGAAGTTTTAATaagtataatgaaaaaaaattccttATACGATTCACAAGTGAAATGGTAATACAATTATGCATAAGTTAAGGgcaaaattgtaattatataaaaattatatgataattttctCCCATTGAGAGCTTTTTTAAAAGTGTAATTACGTTTTCTAATATCCAAAAAAGTACATTAGAGAAAAAACATGAAattgttgttattttttaaacataatttttagcttttttttttttttaatgttacaaaatactttaatatttgTCAACTaaacaattaattttattattaaaatacttttaaagctatttaaatacttttttaactCTCTAACGCAGCCCGAACAAATCCTAAGAAAATGTAAGgtaacttattaattttttaaactaaatatctgaaaaacgaaaaaaaaaaaaaaaaaaaaaaggatttagaTCGATTTGGGAAGTGACAACGATCCCCTCGAATTATTAAAGATTTACAAAACAAccattttctatttaaatagaCAAAAACAGGACCCTTAACAATTCTTAGAAAAACAGAGTATCTCAATTAAgttaaaaaccaaaataataaatgagagagTTTTGTCATAATCCACTAAACTTTGCCCATATTCAGATTcgtcttttgtaatttttgtaaagaATAACACATTGTGCTATGAAAAATCTTAGTTCAAACCCCTTCATTAAATATTCCGTTCACACTATTGGATAaacaatgatttttctgatttcaaaaaattaaaatgataaaaatacaatcataatctttatttaaaaatataatttaacgtTAGAAGACTCAATGCATTTTCTGTAAGAAATAATAATGGGAAGGGAGAATTAGCAGGGAAATGGATGAAAGTTGTATTCTGTATTGAACTTGAAAGTGGTAACTGCTCTCTTTGAGGTTAGCTCCCTTTTCCCTCTCAGTATGGGAGAAAATCTCCTCTCAGCCGGTTTACAAATTCTACACCATACACTTAATGTGACAAACCGGgttcattaattaaatataaaaacacaaaaactggCTCTACATTGTCCGTATTTTTGTGTCTTTTCATCaagaaaatttgattaaaaaaaaaacaaagtgaaAATGAAACCAACTCAaaacttagagagagagagagagaactcaaTGAGAGAGAGGGGGTTCAGTGAGAgagcttgatgagagagagagggggttcgatgagagagagaacttgatgagagagaaaagggaTTCGGTGAAAGAGTGCTTGAAGAGAGAGACGGGGGTTCGTTGGGTTCTTCAATTAATGCATTtcatctttttatctttttgtttattttcttatgtAATTTTCGAacacctttaaatataatatttttaaaattataaaattattaataaatacttttttaatctctaattaaccaaaaaaaaaaaaaaaaaggcagcaGTCAAGACCCAGCATAACACACAGCATTTCTCCTGTAATAAATGCAGATTGTATAACTTCCCATGTCGGCGTGCCACATTTTCCCTTCACTATAACTTGACCTTTTGATTGACTGGGAATTTTAATTTCTAAAGCTAAAGAGTGAGAATTCTACTTTTCTATTAACGTTGCTATTTAGATTGTATATTAATTCTTTGTGAAGCACTCAAAtcttaaatattactaattccaaaaaaaaaaaaagattcagaTCATGAAATAGCTGATtacagtgaaaaaaaaaagacgatctatatagttataagtaataatattgaaaacaaGAGATGCCAAGTAATGTTTTAAGTATGTTATGggagaaaacaaaaggaaaaagaaatcacaAAAGAGACATATTTGTTTAAGGTAACGGATGGACTTACTTTTGCTTAATGATTCGAAGTAGCTAGTAGTAGATGGCACCTCCTGCAGATTTCCGCTTCTTTCGCTTTACAGAAATAAAAGTTTGTGATAAGCAAGACTTCCATCCACGCAGTCAACTTTATAATCCAAGGACTTTAGACATGTGGACTGAGTCCTCCTGTTGGGATCTACGTATAAGGGATAAGAGAAATCGTAGTTATGTGTACTGAGTCCTCCTGTTGGGATCTACGTATAAGGGATAAGAGAAATCGTAGTTATGTGTACTGAGTCCTCCTGTTGGGATCTACGGATAAGGGATAAGAGAAATCGTAGTTATGTGGACTGAGTCCTCCTGTTGGGATCTACGGATAAGGGATAAGAGCAATGGTAGTTGTAGTTATGAATGTATAAgtgatatataattatttta
This genomic interval from Carya illinoinensis cultivar Pawnee chromosome 10, C.illinoinensisPawnee_v1, whole genome shotgun sequence contains the following:
- the LOC122278065 gene encoding UPF0481 protein At3g47200-like, whose product is MPIGGAHRAISIDEIRLVSLNSNTLIDPECCVFKVHHLLRETNAMAYEPCLLAIGPYHHGKDHCSYMDKHKLRFLQQMLKNRKETSPERYITAMKAKEERARRFYADEFPKLSSDEFVAMLLLDGCFIIELFRSFRDRIFQECQFYPISQFDGNEPIFQTNWMINGIMRDLLLFENQLPFFILSELFEMSDSCNQQYDYAQCESTTFANKSEKNQTLLGNRSRKSSKHVIDFDQKHEITDDESSVSKDVSERVSTRLLDYALGFFYGMAELSCKLNVSGSSCVSNANIEHLLGLIHKAMSPSHKEGSPHENEETQDLKDLVGPNENEDWQSIPFATDLQEVGVEFEKAKKFRDILFSTPEEWKLIPNVIELQEAGVKFKKAETGNLFHIKFNNGVMEIPPMNIGDSTESIFRNLIAYEQYGQDVNLKYVLDFVILMDYLIDTPKDVELLRRNGIINNWMGGDEVVSNMFNKFTLNATTTGDFYYADIIKEVKKHCDRRWNVWKAKLKHDYFSSPWALLSVLAAILLLLLAIAQTVFSIVSYVFK
- the LOC122278880 gene encoding peptidyl-prolyl cis-trans isomerase PASTICCINO1-like — encoded protein: MALYRRGMAYTVAGDFEEAKANFKMMMKSDKSSEAEATAALLKLQQKEQEVERKARKQFKGLFDKKPREIAEVGDREEDHDTGEKQKNIDKGDSEVENSDESHEDAADARQMGWFSHFWPTSRRLFSGLGLQRCTIL